The genomic DNA GAGCTGGCCGAACGGCTTCGGAGTTCGGAGAACGGCAGGAATATTCCGATCATCTTCATTACCGCCATCAGCAAGGAGGAGCGGCACGTTTTCCACGGCTACGAGCTGGGGGCGGTCGATTATTTGTTCAAGCCCGTGGAGCCGGAGATTCTGCGCGGCAAGACCAGGATTTTCGCTGAACTGCATCGTCACAAGCGGTCTCTTGTGGAGACGACCAGACGGCTTGAGGCGACTGTTGAGGAATTGCAGGAATCGCAGAAGGCCCTGGCCCGTTCCGAGCAGCGTTATCGCATGGTCGCCGATTACAACTACGATTGGGAGAGCTGGATCGGTCCCGGGGGAGAACTGCGTTACATATCGCCGTCCTGTGAGCGGATCAGCGGCTACGGTCCGCAATGTTTTTTGGACGATCCGGACCTGATGCAGCGCATCGTTCACCGGGAGGACGTGGGCAGGTGGATGCAGTTCATGCGGGACGAGACCGTGGGCGACGAGGATAACCTCGATTTCAGGATCAGCGACGTCAACGCCAAGGTAAAGTGGTTGAGCCTGGTCCGGCATTCCATTTATTCCGACGAGGGCCAGCCGCTTGGCGTCCGGGTGAGTATGCGGGACATCACCAACCGCAAGCTCATTGAGAGCCAGTTGCAGCACAGCGTTTTTCACGACGCCCTGACAGGTCTTCCCAATCGGGCTCTGTTCCTGGAACGACTTAATCGGGCGGCCGAGCGGTGCGCCCGAACCGGCGAATATTTCGCGGTTCTGTTTATCGACATAGATCGTTTTCAGGTCGTCAACGATCATTACGGGCACAGCATGGGCGACAAGCTGGTGGTCCGGCTCGGGGTCAAGCTCCAGCAGTCGGTCCGGTCCATCGACACCGTTGCCCGGTTCGGCGGCGACGAGTTCGGAGTTCTTCTTGAAGACATTCACAGGAAAGGGGACGCCCGAGCCCTCGTTCGGAAGATATTCGAGTCGTTCAGGGAACCCGTTGAAGTGGATGGGCTTACTTTCGCTCTGTCCGCCAGCATGGGCTACGACATCGGGTCAGGCATGGACGTGGATTCCGAGAAGGTCGTGCACAACGCGCAGGTGGCCATGAACACCGCCAAGCACCATGGTAAAAACCGTGTCGAGGGGTACGAGAAGCGGATGCGCGAAGGCATGGTCAACGTCCTGGCCGTGGAGAGCGAACTCAATCGCGCTCTGGATGCCAGGGAGTTCACTGCCTACTATCAGCCCATCGTCAATTTGGCCGACGGCAGCCTATACGGTTTCGAGGCCCTTGCCAGGTGGAATCATCCGGAACGGGGGCTGGTTGGTCCCGGCGAGTTCATTCCCGTGGCCGAGGAGACCGGGCAGGTCGTGCAGCTCGGCTCTCAGATATTGGAAGAGGCCTGCGCGGCCATGCAGGAATGGACCCTTCGCCACTCGGGGGCGGAAGGGCTGACCATCGCCGTGAACATCTCGGCCAAGCAGTTCGCGGAAAGTACCCTGGCCTCGGACGTGGAGCGTATCCTGAAGCAGTCCGGCCTGTCGCCTGGCCGCCTGAAGCTCGAAATCACCGAGACCGTGGTTATGCTGGACGCGCTCAAGTCGGTCAATCAATTGAAGTCCTTGAAGGACCTCGGTATTTTGTTGTCCATAGACGATTTTGGGACCGGGTATTCCTCCATGAGCTATTTGCAGAGGTTTCCCACGGATCAACTCAAGATCGACCTGAGCTTCGTCCAACGGATGGAGTCCACTCCGGAAAACATCGAGATAGTCAGGGCTATCGTGAATATGGCCCATTCCCTGCGGCTACGCGTCGTGGCCGAGGGCATCGAGACGGAGAGCCAAAGAGACTTGCTTTATTCACTGCAATGCGATTACGGTCAGGGCTACCTGTATTCCCGGCCGCTTCCGAGAGAAGAGGCTGAAGAATTCGTTAAGGATTCCGATTAGATTAACCAGCATTCCACCTGTCTCAACAACTGGAGTCGTTTCCCATGAATCTCAGCGCACCCCAACTGCTCACCTGGATCGTCGGCGTCATTATCGGCCTTCTCGGTATTCTCATTCAGGTCGACGTCATGTCCATCCCGGCCCTGGAAGACATCGTCAGGCCCTTTTGGCTTGTCGCCACGGGCTTCGTTATCCTGGCCGTGTCCAATCTCTTTCGCAGTCTGTAACGAAGCGGATTCCACCATGCCGAAGACAGGGGCTTGACGAAAAATCGTCAAGCCCCTGTCTTTTTTCTTGCGGGTATTGTACCGTGGAACTGCCTTTAAAATTGATTTGCAATGGAGGGTTAGCGTCAATGGCCGATTTGAAACGGTGGAGCCGCAATGAGATTTCGCGCATCCGCAGCGACATGGACCGGCTC from Pseudodesulfovibrio thermohalotolerans includes the following:
- a CDS encoding putative bifunctional diguanylate cyclase/phosphodiesterase, whose product is MSDIVDVLVVDDERINLKLVEAILRGQNLNLIMAGSGAEALERLPEHDFAVALLDVMMPGMDGFELAERLRSSENGRNIPIIFITAISKEERHVFHGYELGAVDYLFKPVEPEILRGKTRIFAELHRHKRSLVETTRRLEATVEELQESQKALARSEQRYRMVADYNYDWESWIGPGGELRYISPSCERISGYGPQCFLDDPDLMQRIVHREDVGRWMQFMRDETVGDEDNLDFRISDVNAKVKWLSLVRHSIYSDEGQPLGVRVSMRDITNRKLIESQLQHSVFHDALTGLPNRALFLERLNRAAERCARTGEYFAVLFIDIDRFQVVNDHYGHSMGDKLVVRLGVKLQQSVRSIDTVARFGGDEFGVLLEDIHRKGDARALVRKIFESFREPVEVDGLTFALSASMGYDIGSGMDVDSEKVVHNAQVAMNTAKHHGKNRVEGYEKRMREGMVNVLAVESELNRALDAREFTAYYQPIVNLADGSLYGFEALARWNHPERGLVGPGEFIPVAEETGQVVQLGSQILEEACAAMQEWTLRHSGAEGLTIAVNISAKQFAESTLASDVERILKQSGLSPGRLKLEITETVVMLDALKSVNQLKSLKDLGILLSIDDFGTGYSSMSYLQRFPTDQLKIDLSFVQRMESTPENIEIVRAIVNMAHSLRLRVVAEGIETESQRDLLYSLQCDYGQGYLYSRPLPREEAEEFVKDSD